Part of the Marinobacterium rhizophilum genome is shown below.
CCGCGCCTGCATATAGGGAAATTCAAATCTCAGCACCTGAAAACCCGCCGTTGCGAGCCCCTGGGCCGCAGTCTGCATGAAGTCCGAGTCCATCGGCGCACCGGCACCGTGGGCAAATAAAATGCGGCCATTGAGCGGCTGCCCATCCGTTAAATACATCATCTGTCCAAGGTTAATACGCGGTATCGGGGATACTTGATTCAGATCAAACAAAAGCTTCAAAGATACGACTTTAGGCCCGGCCCCGATGGGTACAAAAACCATAAAAACCGCCAAAACGATGCTTTTGTCGCTCTAAATGTCCTTTTTTGGCGAAAGAATTCTCAATATCTTTCAATGCGTTAAATATTTACGGTTCGCAAAGCGGCGAAATCGAGTACAATCCGGCCGCGGAGTCTGGGTGCGACAATGTACCGCACTCGCCATCGACTTCGCATTGTAAACAAAGATGCGTTCCCAGATAATTGCCGCCGGAACGTTTTCCTTTTCACTAGCTTGTTGATGAGAGCCTGACATGAGCACAGCAACTGAACACCCGACATACAACTACAGGGTGGTACGACAGTTTGCCATCATGACGGTGGTATGGGGTATCGTTGGTATGGCCGTTGGGGTTCTGATTGCAGCCCAGCTGGTCTGGCCTGCACTGAATTTCGATACGCCCTGGCTGTCTTTCGGACGCATTCGTCCCTTACACACCAATACCGTGATTTTCGCGTTTGGTGGTTCTGCCCTCTTTGCCACGTCTTACTACATAGTGCAGCGCACCAGCCAGGTACGCCTGTTCTCCGACGCACTGGCGAAGTTCACCTTCTGGGGCTGGCAGGCCGTCATTGTCGCCGCTTTCATTACCCTGCCCATGGGTATCACCTCCACCAAGGAATACGCCGAGCTCGAGTGGCCGATCGATATCCTGATGGGCATGGTGTGGATCAGCTACGCGATCGTATTCCTGGGCACGGTCAAGAACCGCAAGACCTCCCACATCTATGTGGGTAACTGGTTCTTCATGGCCTTTATCATCACCGTGGCGGTACTGCATATCGTCAACAGCCTGGTGATTCCGGTTTCACTGTTCAAGTCCTACTCCGTGTATCCCGGCGCCGTGGATGCCATGGTGCAGTGGTGGTACGGCCACAATGCGGTTGGCTTCTTCCTGACCGCGGGCTTCCTGGGCATGATGTACTACTTCGTGCCCAAGCAGGCCGAGCGTCCGATCTACTCCTACCGCCTGTCCATCGTCCATTTCTGGGCGCTGATCGCCACCTACATCTGGGCCGGTGGCCACCACCTGCATTACTCCGCCCTGCCCGACTGGACACAGTCCGTGGCCATGGTGATGTCCCTGATCCTGCTGGCGCCCTCCTGGGGCGGCATGATCAACGGCATGATGACCCTGTCCGGAGCCTGGCACAAACTGCGTACCGACCCGGTACTGCGCTTCCTGGTGGTTTCACTGTCGTTCTACGGCATGTCCACCTTCGAAGGCCCGATGATGGCGATCAAGACCGTCAACGCGCTGTCACACAATACTGACTGGACCATCGGCCATGTACACGCCGGCGCTCTGGGCTGGGTAGCCATGATCTCCATCGGCTCTACCTACCACATGATTCCGCGCCTGTGGGGCAAATCCCAGATGTACTCCGTGCGCCTGATCAATGCCCACTTCTGGCTGGCGACCATCGGTACCGTACTGTACATCTGCGCGATGTGGGTCAATGGCATCCTGCAGGGTCTGATGTGGCGCGCAGTCAACGAAGACGGCACCCTGACCTACAGCTTCGTGGAAGCCCTGGCTGCAAGCCACCCGGGCTACTTTGTACGCTGGCTGGGCGGCGCCTTCTTCCTGACCGGCATGCTGCTGATGGCCTTCAACACCTGGCAGACGGTGCGCAAAGGCAGCCGCGCACCGCAGGTCGATTCGGCCGCACAGACCGCCTGAGGCCGATAGGAGCTATTCTCGATGATCAAACATGAAACAATAGAAAAAAACATCGGCCTGATGGTACTGCTGATCATTCTCGTGATCAGCGGTGGTGGCCTGGCGGAAATCGTCCCGCTGTTTTTTCACTCCTCGACCACTCAGCCGATTGAAGGCATGCGCCCGTACACGGCGCTGGAGAACGAAGGCCGCGACATCTATATCCGTGAAGGCTGCCACGTCTGCCATACGCAGATGATTCGTCCTTTCCGGGCGGAAACCGAGCGCTACGGCCACTACTCCACCGCCAACGAAGACGTCTGGGAACACCCCTTCCTGTGGGGCTCCAAACGTACCGGGCCGGACCTGGACCGCGTGGGTGGACGTTACTCCGATGACTGGCACCGTGCGCACCTGTACAATCCGCGCGATGTGGTACCCCAGTCGAAGATGCCTTCCTACCCGTGGCTGTTCGAAAACCGCGTCAGCGGCTCCGACACTGCAGACAAGCTGAAAGTCATGCGCAAACTGGGCGTGCCTTACACCGACGAGCAGATAGCAGACGCCCAGGAAGCGGTGAGCGGCAAATACGAGATCGATGCACTGGTCGCCTATTTGCAGTCGCTCGGTAAAACGCACTCCGAATACAGCAACAAGCGGTAAGTAGCGTGAGTTACGAAGCATACGGTCCTTACATACCGGTGATCATGCTCATCACCTTCATCATCCTGTTCGCCTGGGTACTGCACCCCAAGAACAAGAAGGGATTTGATGATGCCGCCAACCTTCCCTTCGAAGACGAAGAGAAGCCTTCGGATGCCAAGGCCGATAACGGGAGAAAGGAAAAATGAGTGCTTTTTGGAGCGCATGGGTAACGGTGATTACCCTGGCGGTCATTTTTGGCTGCACCTGGTTGCTGTTCCAGACTCGCAAAAGCGAGACCCACAAGGAATCCACCGACTCGACTGTCGGTCACGTGTACGACGGTATCGAAGAGTACGATAACCCCCTGCCCCGCTGGTGGTTTCAGCTTTTCGTCGCCACCGTGATCTTCGGACTGGTCTACCTGGCCCTGTACCCGGGCCTGGGTAACTTCAAGGGCCTGCTGGGCTGGACTTCGGCCGGCCAGTGGGAAGAGGAAATGCAGCACGCCGAGGAAGTGTACAAGCCGGTGTTTGCAAAGTACGCCGCCCTGTCCATCGAAGATCTGCAGAACGAGGACAACAAGTCCGGCCTGCAGATGGGTCAGCGCATGTTCGCCAACAACTGCTCGGTCTGTCATGGATCAGCGGGTACCGGCGCCTACGGCTTCCCCAACCTGACGGACAATGACTGGCTGTACGGTGGCGCTCCTGCCACGCTCAAGCAGACCATCACCGATGGCCGCAACGGTGGCATGCCGCCCTGGGGCTCTGTCCTGGGTGAGGAAGGTGTACGCGACATGGCCAGCTACGTGCTGAGCCTCAGCGGGCGTGAAGTGGATCCGGATGCCGCCCAGCGGGGCGAAACCCAGTTCCAGGCGCTGTGCACGGCCTGCCACGGCCAGGACGGCAAGGGCACCCAGGCTCTGGGCGCACCGAACCTGACGGACGATATCTGGCTCTACGGTGGCAGCTTCGAGGCGGTGACACACACTATTCGCAGCGGCCGCGCAGGCATGATGCCGGCACACAAGGATCTGCTCAGCGATGACAAGATCCACCTGATTGCCGCCTACGTCTACAGCCTGTCAGACCACTGACAGACTGCGGGCCTGTACTCAAGACGATATGATGCAGATCATATCGTCTTTTTTATGGGCCCCTTATACTGGACTTTGTCCACTGTGGCCTTGCAGCTTGTACCCCGGCCCTAGCGGACAGACTCTCTACACAGTCGCCACGGCACTGCAAGCAGGCACGCAGATGCAACAGGTCACACGAAGAGCAATGGCATGAATCAGATCCCGGTCAAAGACATCACTCCCAGAAACAGCCAGTCCAAGGCGACGGTTGAAACCTACGACCTCTACGCCAAGCGCGAACATATCTACGTCAAGTTCTACAAGGGACTGTTCCGCAACCTGCGCATGATCTCGGGCTTCGTCATGCTGGCGGCCTATTTCGGTTTTTCCTGGCTGCAGTGGGATGGCCATCAGGCGGTGCTGTTTGACCTGCCCAACCGCCAGTTTCATGTGTTTGGCATGACCTTCTGGCCCCAGGACTTCATGCTGCTGTCCTTTTTGCTGATCATTCTGTCCTTCGTGCTCTTCCTGGTCACGGCGGTCGCCGGGCGACTCTGGTGCGGCTACGCCTGCCCGCAGTTTGTCTGGACCTGGTTTTTTATCTGGGCCGAGCGTATCACCGAAGGCGACCGCAATCAGCGCATGAAGCGCGACAAGGCGCCCTGGAACGCCGAAAAGCTGGCCCGCAAAACCATCAAGCACCTGCTCTGGCTGCTGATCGCCGTCGCCACGGCGGTCGCCTTCGTCGGCTATTTCAGCCCCATTCGCGAACTGGTACCCAGCCTCTTCAGCTGGAACCTGGGCCCCTGGGAAACCTGGTGGCTGGGCTTTTTTGCCCTGGCAACCTATGGCAATGCCGGCTGGCTACGCGAACAGGTATGCATTTACATGTGCCCCTACGCCCGCTTCCAGAGCGTGATGTTCGACCCGGACACCCTGGTCATTTCCTACGACGAAAAACGCGGCGAGCACCGAGGCAAGCGCAAGAAGGGGGTCGATTACAAGGCCCAGGGCCTGGGTGACTGTATCGACTGCGGCAACTGCGTGCACGTCTGCCCCGTTGGCATCGACATTCGCGACGGCCTGCAGCACGAGTGCGTCGCCTGCGGCGCCTGCATCGACGCCTGCGACGATGTCATGGATCGCATGGGCTACGAACGGGGCCTGGTCCGCTATACCACCGAGCACGCCCTGGAAGGCAAGCCGACCAAGCTGCTGCGCCCGCGCCTGGTGGTTTACGCCCTGCTGCTGGGTGGCATGCTGGCAGCCTTTGCCTACACCATCGCCACCCGCATTCCGCTGGAAGTCGATGTCCTGCGCGATCGCGGTCCGCTGTTCACCCAGACATCGGATGGCAAGCTGGAAAACAGCTATACGCTGAAGCTGGCCAACAAGGCCCAGCAGGATCACCGCTTTGAAATCAGCGTCAGTGGCCTCGACGGACTGACCCTGGTAACCGACGCCCAGCTGCATATCGCCGCCGGCGAACTGGCCGATGTGGCGCTGCGCCTGCAGGCGGATCCCGCGGTCATGCTGCGTGCCAACTACACCATCATTTTCCATGTCCGTGCGCTGGATGACCCGTCGATCAGCCAGGATGCGGAAAGCCGCTTCCTCGGCCCGGCGCCCAGACGCTGATTTCCGCAGTTTGATGCACCCCCGGGGCAATTTGTCGCAGCAGCGCCTGCGGGGTTTTTCGGTTAGAATAACGCCGCTATGCGAGCAGCTGTTCGCCTGGCCTCGATTTAGCGCGTTTTAAGGATCATCATGAAGCACGACAACACTGCCATCGCGCCCTGGTACAAGCAGCCCTGGCTCTGGTTTATTCTGGCACCGGTCATTGCCTCCGTTTTCTCCGGCACCACCTTCCTGGTGCTGTCGATCGTTTCCTCCGACGGCATCGTCAAGGACGACTATTACCAGGTGGCCAAGGGGCTGGAAATTGACAGCACGCTGTCAAACAATGCCGCTGCCCTGGGCCTGGGTGCTGACCTGCTGATCGATGATGTCACCGGTGATATCGGCCTGACCCTGAACGGTGACGTGGCCGACGATCTTGACCGCCTGACACTGGAAATCATTCACCCGATTCACCAGAAATATGACCAGAGCGCCCTGTTGCGCCGCGTACCCGGCAGCACTCGCTTCACCGGCAGCCTGCAGGCCTCGCTCAGCGTGGGTAAGCGTTACCTGGTGCTTACACCGGCGGACAACAGCTGGAGCTTGCGTGCTGAAGCCCTGCCTCCCTACGATCCGCTGCGCACTCAGCTCTCGCCGGCGCACTGATTTCCCACCCGATGAACAGGCCCCTCAGCTCAGTTGATTCCGCGCACGTCGCTCATGACGCCGGCGCACAGGCCCATGGCTGCTTTCACTGTGGCCTGGATATTCCGCCAGGCACTCACCATGTGCTGGTGATCGACGGCCAGCCGAGGGAGCTATGCTGCCCCGGCTGTCTGGCGGTGGCACAGACCATCGTCGACAGCGGGCTGGATGGCTATTACCGCCACCGCACCGCAACGGCGGGGGCGCTGGATATTGCCGGCCGCGCCCTGCCGGACGCCCTGGTGCAGGAACTCGCGCTCTACGACCTTGCGAGTGTCCAGCAGGCCTTTGTTGCCAGCCTCGGTGAAACAGAACGCGAAGCCAGCCTGGTGATCGAAGGCATCAGCTGCGCCGCCTGCACCTGGCTGCTCGAGCATCATCTGCAGCGCCAGGCCGGCGTACTCGGCGTCAGCGTCAATCTCAGCAATCACCGCATGCGCCTGCGCTGGGATACCTCAAGCACCAGCCTGAGTACCTTGCTGGGACAGATTTACCGTATCGGCTACCAGGGTCATCCGTACCACCCCGACAAGGAACAGCAACTGCTGGAGCGTGAAAAGAAACGCGCCATCATGCGCCTTGGCGTCGCCGGCGTTGGCATGATGCAGGTCATGATGTACGCCATCGCGCTCTACGCCGGTGCCCTGCAGGACATGGAGCCACAGTTTGTCAGTTTCATCCGCTGGGCCAGCCTGATCGTCGCCACCCCCGTCGCCCTTTACGCCGCACTGCCCTTTTACCAGGCAGCGCTGCGGGACCTGCGCAGCCGCCACCTGAGCATGGACGTACCGGTGTCCATTGCCGTGCTTGGGGCCTACAGCGCCAGCGTCTGGGCAACCCTGACCCGCAGCGGCGAGGTCTATTTCGACTCGGTCACCATGTTCACCTTTTTTCTGCTCATTGGCCGCTACCTGGAGATGCAGGCCCGCCACCGTACCGGTCGGGCCGGCAATGCACTGCTCAACCTGCTACCCAACAGCGCCATCCGCCTCGTCGATGGCGATGAACTGCTGGTACCCGCAGGCGAACTCAGGGTGGGTGATCGGGTGCTGGTCAAGCCCGGGCAGAGCCTGCCGGCGGACGGCATTATCCGCCGCGGCCACTCTTCCATCGACGAGTCGGCCCTGACCGGCGAGTACCTGCCCATCCACCACGGCGAGGGCGACGCCGTGGTGGGCGGCACCCTCAACGTCGAGAACCCCATCGAACTGGAAGTCAGCCAGGTGGGGGGCGACACCCAGCTGTCCGCCATCGTGCGCCTGCTGGACCGCGCCCAGAGCGAGAAACCCGCCACCGCCCGCCTGGCCGACCGTATCTCCAGCTACTTTGTTGCTGCGGTCCTGCTGACCGCAGGGTTTGTCGGGCTGATCTGGTGGCAACTGGAACCCGCCAACGCCTTCTGGGTAACCCTCTCGGTCCTGGTCGTCACCTGCCCCTGCGCGCTGTCGCTGGCCACCCCCACGGCGCTGACAACCGCCACCGGCACATTGCGCCAGCAGGGCCTGCTGATCACCCGCGGACACGTTCTTGAAAGCCTCGCCAAAGCAACCCACATGGTGTTCGACAAAACCGGCACCCTGACCCAGGGCAACCTCAGCCTGCACAGCGTCATCACCCTGGGCGCCGAGCGTGACCAGGCCCTACGCCTGGCCGCGGCACTGGAGGCGCACTCCGAACACCCGATCGCCAAGGCGTTCCATCCCTTTGTCCACCGGCCCGCCGACACCCTGGAGTCCCACCTGGGCCAGGGCCTTGAAGGCGAGATCGACGGTGCACGCTACCGCATCGGCACGGCCGAATTTGCCGCCGCCCTGTGCCCGCACCAGCCCGCACCGGCACTGCCCGACAGCCAGAACCAGTGGCTGCTGCTGTGCAGCACCACAGCCCCCCTGGCCTGGTTTGGGCTTGATGACCAGCTGCGCCCCCAGGCGACCGATTGCATCCGCTCGCTGCAGGCGCTCGGCCTGCAGGTGGAGTTGCTGTCCGGCGACAGCTCCCCGGCGGTACAGCACGTCAGCCGAAGCCTGGGAATAGACCAGGTTCACGGGGGCATGTCACCGGATCAGAAACTGGCCCATATCCGCGCCTTGCAACGCAACGGTGCCCGGGTGGTGATGGTGGGTGATGGCATCAACGACATCCCGGTGCTGGCCGGCGCTCAGACGTCCATCGCCATGGGGTCCGCCACCGACCTGGCCAAAACCTGCGCCGACGGTGTACTGATGTCCGGTGACCTCAGCCGCCTGGTGGAGGGCATCGTGCTGGCGCGCAAGACCCGCAGCATCATTCGCCAGAACCTCGGCTGGGCCCTGCTGTACAATCTGTTGGCACTACCGCTCGCCGCCAGCGGACTGATCGCTCCCTACATGGCGGCGCTCGGCATGTCCGCCAGCTCTCTGGTGGTGGTCGGCAATGCCATGCGACTGGCTCGGAGCAAGGTGAAAGGTGAAAGGTGAAAGGTGAAAGGTGAAAGGTGATTAAACTGCAACACTCGACGGGCCCTGCAACAGACCTCAAAGGCTGAACCATGGATATTCTGTATCTGCTGATTCCCATCGCCATTATCTTTGTCGGCTGCGCCCTCTGGGCTTTTTTCTGGAGCGTCAACAGCGGCCAGTATGACGACATGGACTCGCCCGCCCACAGCATCCTGTTTGATGATGACGACAAGCTGATTCCCGACGACGCCAGGCAGGAGCCTTCCAGGCCTGCAGCCGCTGCTCGCCCGACACCGGACTCGGCTAAAGATGACTGAAGGCCTCTCCATCGGCACCGCACTGGTACTGGGTTTGCTCGGCGGCGCACACTGTATCGGCATGTGCGGCGGCATCGCTGCAACCGTCGGCATGACCCGCCCCGATAGCCGCACACCGGCCATCATACTGTTGCTGGGCTACAACGGCGGGCGGCTGCTCAGCTATGCGCTGGCCGGTGCGCTGCTGGGCGGGCTTGGAGTGCTGCTCGCCGATAGCACCGCGACCCTGGTACTGCGCACCCTGGCAGGCTTGATGCTCGTGGCCATGGGCCTCTATATTGCACAATGGTGGAAAGGCCTGTTGCACCTGGAGCGGGCCGGCAGCGGCCTGTGGCGTTACCTGCGCCCGCTGGCCAGCCGTTTTTTACCGGCCCGCACACCGCTGCAAGCCCTGGCGCTGGGCTTGCTGTGGGGCTGGCTGCCCTGCGGCCTGGTTTACAGCACCCTTATCTGGGCCTCCGCCGCGGGCGACTGGCAGACCAGCGCGCTGTTGATGGCCTGTTTCGGCGCAGGCACCTTGCCGGCCATGCTTGCCACCGGACTTATGGCGGCCCAGCTGCGCCAGCTACTGGCCCGGCGCCTCACCCAGCAGCTGGCAGGCAGCCTGATTATCCTGTTCGGCCTGCTGACCCTGGTGCCAATCCTGACACCCTGAGTCCTCTTCCCTCACATGACTTCAACCGGCTCGACAAATGATGGATAATTACGTCCCGGCAGCATTGCCCGCTCTGCGCGGTCTGTCCCCTCATTTAACGATCCAGGCAACAGGAAGTACCTATGGATGATTCAAGCACACCGGGGAGATCACGCCCGGCCCAGCAGGCGCACTGCAACAGCTGCAGTCTGAGTACGCTGTGCCTGCCCGTGTCGCTGGATCTGACGGATATTGATCGACTCGACACCATCATCAGCAAAAGCTCGCCACTGAAAAAGGGCGACCAGCTGTTTGATCAGGGACAGCCATTTGGCTCCATATTCGCCATCCGCGCCGGCAGCGTGAAGACCTACAGCGTCACTGCCGACGGTGACGAGCAGATCACCGGGTTCTACTTCCCCGGTGAGCTGATCGGCCTGAGCGGCATGGATTCGGGCCAGTATCCCAATGCCGCCCAGGTCCTGGAAACCACAACGGTGTGCGATATTCCGTTCGCAAGGCTCGATGACCTGGCCGGCGAACTGCCCGAACTGCGACGCCAGATCATGCGCACCATGAGCCGGGAGATTCGCGATGACCAGCAGATGCTGTTGCTGCTGTCGAAAAAAACCGCCGAGCAGCGCCTGGCCACCTTCCTGATCCGGCTGTCGGAGCGTTTTCGTATCCGGGGTTACTCCAGAACGCGCTTTCGCCTGTCGATGTCGCGCAACGAAATCGCCAACTACCTGGGGCTGGCCATCGAGACGGTCAGCCGGCTTTTTACCCGCTTCCAGAAAGGCGGCCTGATACAGGTGGAAGGCAAGGAAATCGATATCCTCGACTTGCAGCAGCTGTACCTGCAGTCCGGCGAGTGCCCCAGCCTGCGCCAGGCACCCTGAAACTGATGTGACGGCAGCGTTCACCCGAGCGCTGCTGTCGCAACTGAATTTACCGCATCACAGCCGCAGCCCGCGCTGCGCCCAAGGAGTCAATTGCATGCCCTACGATGAGTGCTACGTAAAATCGGTCATTCGCACCATTGCCGACTGGCCTGAAAAAGGCGTCATATTTCGCGATATCACGCCCATTTTCAAGGACCCCAAAGCCCTGCGCATGGTCACGGATGATTTTATTCAGCGCTATATCGGAACCGAGATCACCCATATTGCCAGCATCGATGCGCGCGGCTTCCTGATCAGCTCGATCATGGCCTATCACCTCAACCTGCCGCTGGTACTGGTACGCAAGAAAGGCAAACTGCCAGGCAAGACCGTGCAGGCCGATTACGCACTGGAGTACGGCACCGCCACCGTCGAGATGCAGATCGATGCCGTGGGCCCGGGCGACTGCGTGCTGATATTTGATGACCTTATCGCCACCGGCGGCACCATCCTGGCCGCCAGCACCCTGATCAAGGAACTGGGCGCCAGCGTCTATGAAGCCGCCGCGCTGATCGACCTGCCGGACCTCGAAGGCTCCACTCGCATTCAGGACGCAGGCATTCCGGTGCACACCCTGCTTGCCTACGAAGGCCTCTGATCTGCCCGCCACCGCCAGGGCGAAGCTCGCCCAGGCGGTGGTTGTTCCCTTCGCCATGGCAATTACGCCATGAGCCGCTAGAATAGCGCCCCTACTCAGCAGGCAATGATTTCCCATGTGGTTTAAAAATCTTATCTTTTATCGCTTTAATGCCGCCTTCGACAAAGACACCGAAGCACTGGAAACCGCACTGGCCGAAACGCCGTTCCAGCCCTGCGGCAGTCAGGAACTGAGCCGTTCCGGCTGGATTGCGCCCTGCAAGGCCCTGCCCGATCAGCTGGTCTACAGCTGCGCCGGCTATCACCTGATCTGCAGCCAGAAAGAGGAAAAAATACTGCCCTCGGGCGTCATTCGCCAGACGCTGGAAGAACGGGTGCAGAAGATTGAAAAGGACGAGGCGCGCAAGGT
Proteins encoded:
- the ccoN gene encoding cytochrome-c oxidase, cbb3-type subunit I, whose protein sequence is MSTATEHPTYNYRVVRQFAIMTVVWGIVGMAVGVLIAAQLVWPALNFDTPWLSFGRIRPLHTNTVIFAFGGSALFATSYYIVQRTSQVRLFSDALAKFTFWGWQAVIVAAFITLPMGITSTKEYAELEWPIDILMGMVWISYAIVFLGTVKNRKTSHIYVGNWFFMAFIITVAVLHIVNSLVIPVSLFKSYSVYPGAVDAMVQWWYGHNAVGFFLTAGFLGMMYYFVPKQAERPIYSYRLSIVHFWALIATYIWAGGHHLHYSALPDWTQSVAMVMSLILLAPSWGGMINGMMTLSGAWHKLRTDPVLRFLVVSLSFYGMSTFEGPMMAIKTVNALSHNTDWTIGHVHAGALGWVAMISIGSTYHMIPRLWGKSQMYSVRLINAHFWLATIGTVLYICAMWVNGILQGLMWRAVNEDGTLTYSFVEALAASHPGYFVRWLGGAFFLTGMLLMAFNTWQTVRKGSRAPQVDSAAQTA
- the ccoO gene encoding cytochrome-c oxidase, cbb3-type subunit II, whose product is MIKHETIEKNIGLMVLLIILVISGGGLAEIVPLFFHSSTTQPIEGMRPYTALENEGRDIYIREGCHVCHTQMIRPFRAETERYGHYSTANEDVWEHPFLWGSKRTGPDLDRVGGRYSDDWHRAHLYNPRDVVPQSKMPSYPWLFENRVSGSDTADKLKVMRKLGVPYTDEQIADAQEAVSGKYEIDALVAYLQSLGKTHSEYSNKR
- a CDS encoding cbb3-type cytochrome oxidase subunit 3; amino-acid sequence: MSYEAYGPYIPVIMLITFIILFAWVLHPKNKKGFDDAANLPFEDEEKPSDAKADNGRKEK
- the ccoP gene encoding cytochrome-c oxidase, cbb3-type subunit III, with product MSAFWSAWVTVITLAVIFGCTWLLFQTRKSETHKESTDSTVGHVYDGIEEYDNPLPRWWFQLFVATVIFGLVYLALYPGLGNFKGLLGWTSAGQWEEEMQHAEEVYKPVFAKYAALSIEDLQNEDNKSGLQMGQRMFANNCSVCHGSAGTGAYGFPNLTDNDWLYGGAPATLKQTITDGRNGGMPPWGSVLGEEGVRDMASYVLSLSGREVDPDAAQRGETQFQALCTACHGQDGKGTQALGAPNLTDDIWLYGGSFEAVTHTIRSGRAGMMPAHKDLLSDDKIHLIAAYVYSLSDH
- the ccoG gene encoding cytochrome c oxidase accessory protein CcoG, with amino-acid sequence MNQIPVKDITPRNSQSKATVETYDLYAKREHIYVKFYKGLFRNLRMISGFVMLAAYFGFSWLQWDGHQAVLFDLPNRQFHVFGMTFWPQDFMLLSFLLIILSFVLFLVTAVAGRLWCGYACPQFVWTWFFIWAERITEGDRNQRMKRDKAPWNAEKLARKTIKHLLWLLIAVATAVAFVGYFSPIRELVPSLFSWNLGPWETWWLGFFALATYGNAGWLREQVCIYMCPYARFQSVMFDPDTLVISYDEKRGEHRGKRKKGVDYKAQGLGDCIDCGNCVHVCPVGIDIRDGLQHECVACGACIDACDDVMDRMGYERGLVRYTTEHALEGKPTKLLRPRLVVYALLLGGMLAAFAYTIATRIPLEVDVLRDRGPLFTQTSDGKLENSYTLKLANKAQQDHRFEISVSGLDGLTLVTDAQLHIAAGELADVALRLQADPAVMLRANYTIIFHVRALDDPSISQDAESRFLGPAPRR
- a CDS encoding FixH family protein; protein product: MKHDNTAIAPWYKQPWLWFILAPVIASVFSGTTFLVLSIVSSDGIVKDDYYQVAKGLEIDSTLSNNAAALGLGADLLIDDVTGDIGLTLNGDVADDLDRLTLEIIHPIHQKYDQSALLRRVPGSTRFTGSLQASLSVGKRYLVLTPADNSWSLRAEALPPYDPLRTQLSPAH
- a CDS encoding heavy metal translocating P-type ATPase, which translates into the protein MNRPLSSVDSAHVAHDAGAQAHGCFHCGLDIPPGTHHVLVIDGQPRELCCPGCLAVAQTIVDSGLDGYYRHRTATAGALDIAGRALPDALVQELALYDLASVQQAFVASLGETEREASLVIEGISCAACTWLLEHHLQRQAGVLGVSVNLSNHRMRLRWDTSSTSLSTLLGQIYRIGYQGHPYHPDKEQQLLEREKKRAIMRLGVAGVGMMQVMMYAIALYAGALQDMEPQFVSFIRWASLIVATPVALYAALPFYQAALRDLRSRHLSMDVPVSIAVLGAYSASVWATLTRSGEVYFDSVTMFTFFLLIGRYLEMQARHRTGRAGNALLNLLPNSAIRLVDGDELLVPAGELRVGDRVLVKPGQSLPADGIIRRGHSSIDESALTGEYLPIHHGEGDAVVGGTLNVENPIELEVSQVGGDTQLSAIVRLLDRAQSEKPATARLADRISSYFVAAVLLTAGFVGLIWWQLEPANAFWVTLSVLVVTCPCALSLATPTALTTATGTLRQQGLLITRGHVLESLAKATHMVFDKTGTLTQGNLSLHSVITLGAERDQALRLAAALEAHSEHPIAKAFHPFVHRPADTLESHLGQGLEGEIDGARYRIGTAEFAAALCPHQPAPALPDSQNQWLLLCSTTAPLAWFGLDDQLRPQATDCIRSLQALGLQVELLSGDSSPAVQHVSRSLGIDQVHGGMSPDQKLAHIRALQRNGARVVMVGDGINDIPVLAGAQTSIAMGSATDLAKTCADGVLMSGDLSRLVEGIVLARKTRSIIRQNLGWALLYNLLALPLAASGLIAPYMAALGMSASSLVVVGNAMRLARSKVKGER
- the ccoS gene encoding cbb3-type cytochrome oxidase assembly protein CcoS, coding for MDILYLLIPIAIIFVGCALWAFFWSVNSGQYDDMDSPAHSILFDDDDKLIPDDARQEPSRPAAAARPTPDSAKDD
- a CDS encoding sulfite exporter TauE/SafE family protein; translated protein: MTEGLSIGTALVLGLLGGAHCIGMCGGIAATVGMTRPDSRTPAIILLLGYNGGRLLSYALAGALLGGLGVLLADSTATLVLRTLAGLMLVAMGLYIAQWWKGLLHLERAGSGLWRYLRPLASRFLPARTPLQALALGLLWGWLPCGLVYSTLIWASAAGDWQTSALLMACFGAGTLPAMLATGLMAAQLRQLLARRLTQQLAGSLIILFGLLTLVPILTP
- the fnr gene encoding fumarate/nitrate reduction transcriptional regulator Fnr → MDDSSTPGRSRPAQQAHCNSCSLSTLCLPVSLDLTDIDRLDTIISKSSPLKKGDQLFDQGQPFGSIFAIRAGSVKTYSVTADGDEQITGFYFPGELIGLSGMDSGQYPNAAQVLETTTVCDIPFARLDDLAGELPELRRQIMRTMSREIRDDQQMLLLLSKKTAEQRLATFLIRLSERFRIRGYSRTRFRLSMSRNEIANYLGLAIETVSRLFTRFQKGGLIQVEGKEIDILDLQQLYLQSGECPSLRQAP
- a CDS encoding adenine phosphoribosyltransferase gives rise to the protein MPYDECYVKSVIRTIADWPEKGVIFRDITPIFKDPKALRMVTDDFIQRYIGTEITHIASIDARGFLISSIMAYHLNLPLVLVRKKGKLPGKTVQADYALEYGTATVEMQIDAVGPGDCVLIFDDLIATGGTILAASTLIKELGASVYEAAALIDLPDLEGSTRIQDAGIPVHTLLAYEGL